One part of the Haliotis asinina isolate JCU_RB_2024 chromosome 2, JCU_Hal_asi_v2, whole genome shotgun sequence genome encodes these proteins:
- the LOC137273989 gene encoding small ribosomal subunit protein eS1, giving the protein MAVGKNKRLTKGGKKGAKKKAVDPFAKKDWYDVKAPSMFAVRQIGKTLVTRTQGTKIASDGLKGRVFEVSLADLQNDEVTFRKFKLIAEDVQGRNVLTNFHGMDLTRDKLCSMVKKWQTLIEAHLDVKTTDGYLLRIFCIGFTKKRANQVKKTCYAQHTQIKAIRKKMLEIVGREITSNDMKEVVNKLIPDSIGKDIEKACQGIYPLHDVYVRKVKVLKKPKFDVGKLMELHGEGSGGGSSKPVTSEGGEGVTRPEGYEPPVLESV; this is encoded by the exons AGTTGATCCTTTCGCAAAGAAAGACTGGTATGATGTGAAGGCCCCTTCTATGTTTGCTGTACGCCAGATTGGCAAAACCTTGGTAACAAGAACACAAGGAACAA aaattgCCTCTGATGGACTTAAGGGTCGTGTGTTTGAGGTGTCTTTAGCCGACCTTCAGAATGATGAGGTTACCTTCAGAAAATTCAAGCTGATTGCCGAAGATGTTCAGGGCCGCAACGTCCTTACTAACTTCCATGGCATGGATCTTACACGTGACAAGCTCTGCTCCATGGTGAAGAAATGGCAG ACTTTGATTGAGGCTCATCTGGATGTGAAGACAACTGATGGCTACTTGTTGAGGATTTTCTGCATTGGCTTCACCAAGAAGAGGGCCAACCAGGTGAAGAAGACCTGCTATGCCCAGCACACACAG ATCAAGGCTATCCGCAAGAAGATGCTTGAGATCGTTGGCCGAGAAATCACTTCCAATGACATGAAGGAAGTTGTAAACAAGCT GATCCCCGACAGTATCGGCAAGGACATTGAGAAAGCATGCCAGGGAATCTACCCCCTTCATGATGTGTACGTCAGGAAAGTCAAGGTTCTCAAGAAGCCCAAGTTTGATG TGGGAAAGCTGATGGAGCTCCATGGTGAGGGAAGTGGAGGTGGCTCTTCCAAACCCGTGACGTCTGAGGGAGGTGAGGGAGTGACCCGACCAGAGGGATATGAACCACCAGTCCTTGAGTCGGTGTAA